A genome region from Crossiella equi includes the following:
- a CDS encoding MarR family winged helix-turn-helix transcriptional regulator: MSEPRWLDDTQMRAWVHFLDASRLVEERVAQQLRRDHGITHFEYEVLVRLSATPERRIRLADLAAQVVAARPRLTHVIDRLQQRGWVRREAVPDDARGYFAALTDEGFAALEGAAPGHVDTVRASLIDQLTPEQIAQLGDIMSHLSVKLRADREGGCGWPSGAARGKNTG, from the coding sequence GTGAGCGAACCCCGCTGGCTGGATGACACGCAGATGCGCGCCTGGGTGCACTTCCTGGACGCGAGCAGGCTGGTCGAGGAGCGCGTGGCACAGCAGCTGCGCCGGGACCACGGCATCACGCACTTCGAGTACGAGGTGCTGGTGCGCCTGTCCGCGACGCCGGAGCGGCGCATCCGGCTCGCGGACCTGGCCGCGCAGGTGGTGGCCGCGCGGCCCCGGCTCACCCACGTCATCGACCGGCTCCAGCAGCGCGGCTGGGTGCGCCGGGAGGCGGTGCCGGACGACGCGCGGGGCTACTTCGCGGCGCTGACCGACGAGGGCTTCGCCGCGCTGGAGGGCGCCGCGCCCGGGCACGTGGACACCGTGCGCGCCTCGCTGATCGACCAGCTCACGCCGGAGCAGATCGCCCAGCTCGGCGACATCATGTCCCACCTGTCGGTGAAGCTGCGCGCGGACCGCGAGGGCGGCTGCGGCTGGCCGTCCGGCGCGGCCCGCGGCAAGAACACCGGGTGA
- a CDS encoding glycoside hydrolase family 76 protein encodes MTGRRSAERPELWAARAAVAERAVCARHLRRTHFGRALAELDAWPLGRFARARRGRSRWRAQLLDCAVDSWLRAPTADRQLRLTRLVRGIGGSGQADNTELASLALALHRARSRAGARAGRWGGAADRLRAEWSDHAGGGLWSEPGVRKGAVANGVAALLFAHLANEGGERSDLHRARCAVDWLFEQLMDGDLVVTGLTVAADGRVGAVDRTVSLAGNAYVLGACARLSVSTGERAWPKATAQLATAVADRLADADHVLRGSGGGAEGPALGLLARNLASAALALREDPAAERAAEVVFASAEAAWRNRAVARGGPLFGPEWTVPAISPTERPLAGENVSPGPRVERELSVQLAGWLALESAALLERAGFADRGSPRRPRTL; translated from the coding sequence ATGACTGGCAGGCGCTCGGCGGAGCGGCCCGAGCTGTGGGCGGCGCGGGCGGCGGTGGCCGAGCGCGCGGTGTGCGCCCGGCACCTGCGCCGCACGCACTTCGGCCGCGCGCTGGCCGAGCTCGACGCCTGGCCGCTGGGGCGGTTCGCCCGGGCCCGGCGCGGGCGGTCGCGGTGGCGGGCGCAGCTGCTGGACTGCGCCGTGGACTCGTGGCTGCGGGCGCCCACCGCCGACCGGCAGCTGCGGCTGACCCGGCTGGTGCGTGGGATCGGCGGGTCCGGGCAGGCGGACAACACCGAGCTGGCCTCGCTCGCCCTGGCCCTGCACCGGGCGCGCAGCCGCGCCGGGGCGCGGGCCGGGCGCTGGGGCGGGGCGGCCGACCGGTTGCGCGCGGAGTGGAGCGACCACGCCGGGGGCGGGTTGTGGAGCGAGCCCGGCGTGCGCAAGGGCGCGGTGGCCAACGGGGTGGCCGCGCTGCTGTTCGCGCACCTGGCCAACGAGGGCGGGGAGCGCTCGGACCTGCACCGCGCCCGGTGCGCCGTGGACTGGCTGTTCGAGCAGCTGATGGACGGCGACCTCGTGGTCACCGGGCTGACCGTGGCCGCGGACGGGCGGGTCGGCGCGGTGGACCGCACGGTCTCGCTCGCGGGCAACGCCTACGTGCTCGGCGCGTGCGCCCGGCTCTCGGTGAGCACCGGGGAACGGGCCTGGCCGAAGGCCACCGCGCAGCTGGCCACCGCCGTCGCGGACCGGCTCGCCGACGCCGACCACGTGCTGCGCGGTTCGGGCGGCGGTGCCGAGGGGCCCGCGCTCGGGCTGCTGGCCCGCAACCTGGCCTCGGCCGCGCTCGCCCTGCGCGAAGACCCGGCGGCGGAGCGTGCCGCCGAGGTGGTGTTCGCCTCGGCTGAGGCGGCCTGGCGCAACCGGGCGGTGGCCAGGGGCGGGCCGCTGTTCGGTCCGGAGTGGACGGTCCCGGCCATCTCGCCGACCGAGCGGCCGCTGGCCGGGGAGAACGTTTCGCCTGGTCCCCGGGTCGAGCGGGAGCTGTCTGTCCAGCTGGCGGGCTGGTTGGCCCTGGAGTCGGCGGCCCTGCTGGAACGTGCCGGTTTCGCCGACCGGGGTTCTCCCCGCCGACCGAGGACCCTCTAA
- a CDS encoding TrmH family RNA methyltransferase, whose product MHADEPGPTEWGAEQVGVGPWAGPVPAEPHYDPDLLAEGDRRNVVDAYRYWRREAIVADLDLRRHSFHVAIENFQHDHNIGTVVRTANAFAARAVHIVGRKRWNRRGAMVTDRYQHVHHHESVTALAAYARTQGLTVVGVDNTPGAQPLETVSLPKDCVLLFGQEGPGLTPEAAEAAELTVSIAQFGSTRSINAGVAAGIVMHAWVREHADLHTAW is encoded by the coding sequence GTGCACGCCGACGAACCCGGCCCCACCGAGTGGGGCGCCGAGCAGGTCGGGGTCGGGCCCTGGGCTGGTCCCGTCCCGGCCGAGCCGCACTACGACCCGGACCTGCTCGCCGAGGGTGACCGCCGCAACGTCGTGGACGCCTACCGGTACTGGCGGCGCGAGGCGATCGTGGCCGACCTGGACCTGCGGCGGCACTCCTTCCACGTGGCCATCGAGAACTTCCAGCACGACCACAACATCGGCACCGTGGTCCGCACCGCCAACGCCTTCGCCGCCCGCGCCGTGCACATCGTGGGCCGCAAGCGCTGGAACCGCCGAGGCGCCATGGTCACCGACCGCTACCAGCACGTGCACCACCACGAGTCCGTCACGGCCCTGGCCGCCTACGCCCGCACCCAGGGCCTGACCGTGGTCGGCGTGGACAACACCCCGGGCGCCCAGCCCCTCGAAACCGTCTCCCTGCCCAAGGACTGCGTCCTGCTCTTCGGCCAGGAAGGCCCGGGGCTGACCCCCGAGGCGGCCGAGGCCGCCGAGCTGACCGTCTCCATCGCCCAGTTCGGCTCCACCCGCTCCATCAACGCGGGCGTGGCGGCCGGGATCGTCATGCACGCCTGGGTGCGCGAGCACGCGGATCTCCACACGGCCTGGTGA
- a CDS encoding pyridoxal phosphate-dependent aminotransferase has product MALPTSAFTVAARADVPPFHVMDVVSAAAKRQRELGDVLSLAAGQPSSPAPAPVREAAARALAQETLGYTEQLGILELREAIAGHYGRQYDLDVSPEDVVVTTGSSGGFLLAFLAAFDAGDRIALTRPGYPAYRNILRSLGNEVVELPCEHETRFQPTVEMLEALDKPIQGLIVASPANPTGTVLDAAELARIASWCAANGVRLISDEIYHGISYGQPPGCAWSTSREAIVANSFSKYFAMTGWRLGWLLLPAQLRRAVDCLTGNLTLCPPALSQYAAVAAFTEESYAEADAHVARYRTNRDLLLGGLADLGITRVAPADGAFYVYADIGHLTDDSMAFCRGLLDDTGVAVVPGIDFDPVHGNRFIRLSFASSTAHIQEAVQRLGAWL; this is encoded by the coding sequence ATGGCCCTGCCGACCTCTGCGTTCACCGTCGCCGCCCGTGCCGACGTCCCGCCCTTCCACGTCATGGACGTGGTCTCCGCGGCGGCGAAGCGGCAGCGCGAGCTGGGCGACGTGCTCTCCCTCGCCGCCGGGCAGCCGTCCAGCCCGGCGCCCGCCCCGGTGCGCGAGGCGGCGGCGCGGGCGCTGGCCCAGGAGACCCTCGGTTACACCGAGCAGCTGGGCATCCTGGAGCTGCGCGAGGCCATCGCGGGTCACTACGGGCGCCAGTACGACCTGGACGTCAGCCCGGAGGACGTCGTGGTCACCACCGGCTCCTCCGGCGGCTTCCTGCTGGCCTTCCTGGCCGCGTTCGACGCCGGGGACCGGATCGCGCTCACCCGGCCCGGCTACCCCGCCTACCGCAACATCCTGCGGTCCCTGGGCAACGAGGTGGTCGAGCTGCCGTGTGAGCACGAGACCCGGTTCCAGCCGACGGTGGAGATGCTGGAGGCGCTGGACAAGCCGATCCAGGGCTTGATCGTGGCCAGCCCGGCGAACCCCACCGGCACCGTCCTGGACGCCGCCGAGCTCGCCCGCATCGCGTCCTGGTGCGCGGCCAACGGGGTGCGGCTGATCAGCGACGAGATCTACCACGGCATCAGCTACGGGCAGCCGCCCGGCTGCGCCTGGTCCACCTCGCGCGAGGCCATCGTGGCCAACAGCTTCTCGAAGTACTTCGCCATGACCGGGTGGCGCCTGGGCTGGCTGCTGCTGCCCGCCCAGCTGCGGCGCGCGGTCGACTGCCTGACCGGCAACCTCACCCTGTGCCCGCCCGCGCTGTCCCAGTACGCGGCGGTGGCGGCGTTCACCGAGGAGTCCTACGCCGAGGCGGACGCGCACGTGGCCCGCTACCGCACCAACCGCGACCTGCTGCTGGGCGGGCTCGCGGACCTGGGCATCACCCGGGTGGCCCCGGCCGACGGTGCGTTCTACGTCTACGCCGACATCGGCCACCTCACCGACGACTCGATGGCCTTCTGCCGCGGGCTGCTCGACGACACCGGCGTCGCGGTCGTCCCGGGCATCGACTTCGACCCGGTGCACGGCAACCGGTTCATCCGGCTGTCCTTCGCCTCCTCGACCGCGCACATCCAGGAAGCGGTGCAGCGCCTCGGTGCCTGGCTGTGA
- a CDS encoding transglycosylase SLT domain-containing protein, producing the protein MSARDAVASLPGGQALAELCDKVDGDPDAIRAIAQRWTDAATRAGECAGAVRKSVAGLDAAWQGSSADGFVGYMGRFGAAAGSAQTTLTSAAGDLRAAADALSGAEQALGTICENLLTRVRAFRQQAKNQPEEDVRPVIEGYVREAVEDAKPKVTEAENALRGALGALKGRTPEPRFSKLDAPDGQAFTPAPGKQVDWQPTPEPPKQEPPAERPRDGGGHGGSGGGSGTGGGGGGGGGLGPSGAPPPGGGPAPQGQVAEWINQAIEILKAQGYPVDKMNPNDIWMIIQKESGGNPHAINNWDSNAAKGTPSKGLMQTIDPTFNRWSLPGHKDIWNPVDNIIAGIRYSVERYGSVSNVPGVVGMKTGSGYRGY; encoded by the coding sequence GTGAGCGCCCGCGACGCGGTGGCCTCGCTGCCCGGCGGGCAGGCGCTGGCCGAGCTGTGCGACAAGGTCGACGGCGACCCGGACGCCATCCGCGCGATCGCCCAGCGCTGGACCGACGCGGCCACCCGTGCGGGCGAGTGCGCGGGCGCGGTGCGGAAGTCGGTGGCGGGCCTGGACGCGGCCTGGCAGGGCAGCTCGGCGGACGGCTTCGTCGGCTACATGGGCCGCTTCGGCGCGGCGGCGGGCTCCGCGCAGACCACGCTGACCAGCGCGGCCGGTGACCTGCGCGCGGCCGCCGACGCCCTCTCCGGCGCGGAGCAGGCGCTCGGCACGATCTGCGAGAACCTGCTGACCCGCGTGCGCGCCTTCCGGCAGCAGGCCAAGAACCAGCCGGAGGAGGACGTGCGCCCGGTCATCGAGGGCTACGTGCGCGAGGCCGTCGAGGACGCCAAGCCCAAGGTCACCGAGGCGGAGAACGCGCTGCGCGGTGCCCTGGGCGCCCTCAAGGGCCGCACCCCCGAGCCGAGGTTCTCCAAGCTGGACGCCCCGGACGGCCAGGCGTTCACCCCGGCCCCGGGCAAGCAGGTCGACTGGCAGCCCACCCCGGAACCGCCGAAGCAGGAACCCCCGGCCGAACGCCCCCGGGACGGCGGCGGCCACGGCGGCTCCGGCGGTGGAAGCGGCACGGGTGGCGGCGGTGGCGGCGGCGGTGGCCTGGGCCCGAGCGGCGCCCCGCCACCCGGCGGCGGCCCGGCCCCGCAGGGCCAGGTGGCCGAGTGGATCAACCAGGCCATCGAGATCCTCAAGGCCCAGGGCTACCCGGTGGACAAGATGAACCCGAACGACATCTGGATGATCATCCAGAAGGAGTCCGGCGGGAACCCGCACGCGATCAACAACTGGGACTCCAACGCGGCCAAGGGCACCCCGTCCAAGGGCCTCATGCAGACCATCGACCCCACGTTCAACCGCTGGTCGCTGCCGGGGCACAAGGACATCTGGAACCCGGTGGACAACATCATCGCGGGCATCCGGTACTCGGTGGAGCGGTACGGCTCGGTGTCGAACGTGCCGGGCGTGGTGGGGATGAAGACGGGCAGCGGCTACCGGGGCTATTAG
- the purD gene encoding phosphoribosylamine--glycine ligase yields MRVLVIGSGAREHALLLGLSRDPAVTALACAPGNAGTAAVAENYGVEANSPAAVSALATEWKADLVVVGPEAPLVAGVADAVRAAGIPCFGPSKEAARIEGSKAFAKEIMTAAGVPTAHSEVVDNPARLDAALARFGPTWVVKDDGLAAGKGVVVTTDLDAARAHAMRLLDGGHPVLLESFLDGPEVSLFCLTDGKTVRALLPAQDFKRVGDGDSGPNTGGMGAYSPLPWAAPDLVETIVRTVAQPVVDELAGRGTPFQGVLYCGLAVTAEGPSVIEFNCRFGDPETQAVLALLRTPLAGLLLATARGELAEHPELDWAEGSAVTVVIAAEGYPSLPRTGDVITGSDAEGVLHAGTRRRDDGAVVSSGGRVLAVVGTGADLEGAREEAYRRVKGVHLTGSHHRTDIALKAAQGTL; encoded by the coding sequence GTGCGCGTCCTGGTTATTGGCTCCGGTGCCCGTGAGCACGCCCTGCTGCTTGGCCTCTCCCGCGATCCCGCGGTGACCGCCCTGGCCTGTGCCCCCGGCAACGCGGGTACCGCCGCCGTCGCGGAGAACTACGGCGTCGAGGCGAACAGCCCCGCCGCGGTGTCCGCGCTGGCCACCGAGTGGAAGGCCGACCTCGTGGTGGTCGGCCCGGAGGCCCCGCTGGTGGCCGGGGTCGCCGACGCCGTGCGCGCCGCGGGCATCCCGTGCTTCGGGCCGTCCAAGGAGGCCGCCCGCATCGAGGGCTCCAAGGCCTTCGCCAAGGAGATCATGACCGCCGCCGGGGTGCCGACCGCGCACAGCGAGGTCGTGGACAACCCGGCCCGCCTGGACGCCGCGCTCGCCCGCTTCGGCCCGACCTGGGTGGTCAAGGACGACGGCCTGGCCGCGGGCAAGGGCGTTGTGGTCACCACCGACCTGGACGCGGCCCGCGCGCACGCCATGCGCCTGCTCGACGGCGGCCACCCGGTGCTGCTGGAGTCCTTCCTCGACGGCCCCGAGGTCTCCCTGTTCTGCCTCACCGACGGCAAGACCGTGCGGGCGCTGCTGCCCGCGCAGGACTTCAAGCGCGTCGGCGACGGCGACAGCGGTCCGAACACCGGCGGCATGGGCGCCTACAGCCCGCTGCCCTGGGCGGCCCCGGACCTGGTCGAGACCATCGTGCGCACCGTGGCCCAGCCCGTGGTGGACGAGCTGGCCGGGCGCGGCACCCCGTTCCAGGGCGTGCTGTACTGCGGCCTCGCGGTCACCGCCGAGGGCCCGTCGGTGATCGAGTTCAACTGCCGCTTCGGTGACCCGGAGACCCAGGCCGTGCTGGCGCTGCTGCGCACCCCGCTGGCCGGGCTGCTGCTGGCCACCGCCCGGGGCGAGCTGGCCGAGCACCCGGAGCTGGACTGGGCCGAGGGCTCCGCGGTCACCGTGGTGATCGCCGCCGAGGGCTACCCGAGCCTGCCGCGCACCGGCGACGTGATCACCGGCTCGGACGCCGAAGGCGTGCTGCACGCCGGCACCCGCCGCCGCGACGACGGCGCGGTGGTCTCCTCCGGCGGCCGCGTGCTGGCCGTGGTGGGCACCGGGGCCGACCTCGAGGGCGCCCGCGAGGAGGCGTACCGCCGGGTCAAGGGCGTGCACCTCACCGGTTCACACCACCGAACGGACATTGCGCTGAAGGCCGCACAGGGCACCCTCTGA
- a CDS encoding DUF6247 family protein, with product MSEAAWVPESPVPELPPKASPAAIRAALVEQDRVEFTAQYQAALAEAATTFDLTPVLAVLRDYHRIAVLTRRAGAARWQRMLATADEIQRTGTSPTARSRDAMDEVLRRRLGNEAP from the coding sequence GTGAGTGAAGCGGCCTGGGTGCCGGAGTCGCCCGTGCCGGAGCTGCCCCCGAAGGCATCCCCGGCCGCGATCCGTGCTGCCCTGGTCGAGCAGGACCGCGTCGAGTTCACCGCCCAGTACCAGGCGGCTCTCGCGGAGGCGGCCACGACGTTCGACCTCACGCCGGTGCTGGCCGTGCTGAGGGACTACCACCGCATCGCCGTGCTGACCCGGCGGGCGGGGGCCGCGCGCTGGCAACGGATGCTGGCCACGGCGGATGAGATCCAGCGCACCGGGACAAGCCCCACGGCCCGGTCGCGCGACGCCATGGACGAGGTCCTCCGCCGTCGGCTGGGCAACGAGGCTCCCTAG